AAGCATTGGGTCTGCTCGAACGCCCAAACAAGGGGCATATGACCCCAGGGAGCTCCATGCAATCAATCACACCCTCAGTGTCTTCAAGGAGGGGTTTCTTGTAGAGGACAGGAGACTATTTATATGGAGGCTCTTTGTAAAGTGTAAATTTTATATcaattgtagttttcattgttaTTAATATCTGGCTATCATACCTAACAGGTAAACAATATATTTGAACAGTATTTTCACATACAGAATTCATTCATCAttctcaacaaatacttattgaatattaATTGTGTGCCAAGGAGAGTAGACAATATTATCAACATTTTAGAAAGGAATAAATTGAGGTTCTGAGAGCCTAAGTTTGCCCTAAGTCACAGAACTTGGAGACTCCAGAACTTTAGCTCCTAGGTCATCCCAAACCTTGCTGCCCCCAAGGGCTGAAATGACCAAGGACTAAGGTGGCCAAAGCCCTTCATCTTCATTAACTATTAAATGTGATTATTTAATACCTTGGGCAAAGTTTCATCACTTCTGTTTCTGTCTGCGTAGTCATACTTTCTTTAACTGCTCTTAGATGGAGTTCCCAGAAGCCATGCTACCAAACACACATGCACCGTGCTTGGCTTTACAATATTGGCCTACGTTTATTGAGTGcacactgtgtgtcaggcatggtGCTAAAGCATTTTGCAgatatattctcatttaattctgaaaatAGCCTGCTGAGGAAGGTTAATCATTCCTCTTTTGTTTATacagaaactaaggctcagaaagagtaaataacttatccaaagtcacaggCAGAAATACAAAGAGTCAGATAACCTTATATAAAGGTATTTAAAGGTTCATGAAAATCAGAGGCTGAACCAACAGACTTCTCTGATTCCTACCTGAAGAGGAGTAGGGTGTGGAACAAATGTTGAACTAAGAGTAAACGtaagaggcagggctgggtcccATCCAGTTTTAACTCCAAAGCTCACAGTTTAACTGCTGCTATCCTGAGACACAAGTCCAGCAAGTTTGCAATCATTTGATTCTCCACCCAGAAAATTATGGTAATAAATTCTGGGTCATTATCATGATAGGGGATAAAATGTACTGTGTCAAACAGTCTTATAAGTGCTTAACAGTCACAGATTCAggaacatttataaattttaaagtctcCTGATAAAGGACAAGGAAGTGACCCTCCACAGAAAAGTTTTTTTGACATGGCAAGCTTCTACTACGAGAAGTCGAAAATTCAAGTTGCTGTTGGATGTTGAAAAGTCGGTATCTGTGCTTTTGACTAACACGTTTTGGTTCAGTTGTGTATAATGCAATAGGATAAAACACTTCATTCgacaaaaaattattataatgtgCCAGATACCGTGCTGGGTGCCGCTGTGCAGCTGCTAGGGTTTCAGCGCTCCAGGAGTGTCAGCTCTGCTGGGGTTTCAGGAAAAGGGAAGCCATCTTCACCGAATGGGGCAAGTTTCACCTCTCTGGGATTCATTTCCTATTCTCTAAATGAGGGGGCTGGATATCCAAGTCTCAATTGTCTCGAGTTTTTTGACTTTGTGTGAaggcttttcctcctcctctgccactgTTCCCATGTCAAAATACTCATCTCATACTATCCTAGCTTTGcaattcattcattagttcaacaaatgtttagtgAACTTCTGGCTTCGGGCACTATAGGAGTGAAGCTGCGAATAATAGAAGGGAGGCTCCTCtgctcatggagcttacagttcAAAGCAATGagacaataaataattaaatactataattgaaaaaatacataaaagaggaggattggcacggatgttcGCTCCAGACCAaccatcctcaccaaaaaattaaattaaattaaaaatgcataccaataatcattaaataaataaataaatataggttGGAAAGGTGCTAAGAAGGAAATCAGCAGGatggtgtgttgtctttttttttttcacagaaagaagCAAATAAGGCTCTTTCAACTACAGAAATGACTTATCGACGTCATCAGattttaaaagggggaaaaatgataATATCTTACAACCAACTAAGGAATGAATAGCCATTCGTCTTGAAGAAAATTGTGTCGGGAGTGGTCTGCCCCGTATCTTATCTTTTCCTCGGAATGGAAGAGCAGAGGCTTCTCAAAAAGAGCAGCGAGAGaagctcactttttttttttttttaagtcaagcGGAAAGACAAAGTGTAAAGAGAGAGCCAGCAGCCAGACAGGGAAACTGCCACTCCAGTCTGGCCCTCCGGGATTCTTTAGTCTCGCTGGGCTCCCTCGGCAGCGGGAACCTGGATGGAGAGAAAACGAACACCGTGAACTTCAGGGCAGATGTCCTCTCGGTTATCACTGCCCGGTGGCAGGAGCCCGGGAAGAAGAGGTCAAGGTGTGGTTTGGCAGGAGGCAGCTCTGGAGACGGCACCGGGCAGGCAGGGCACGGCGGACGCCGCGCGCGAAGGCGAGAGGCCGGCGGGGCCGCGCCCACCCCCAGGTGAGCGCGCGCCCGGCCCCAGGTGAGCGCGCGGCCAGCCCCCGCCCAGGTGGCCCTTTCCCGCTCAGGTGAGCTCCGCCCGCGCCTCCCATTGGCCGAGGCGCCCGGCGCCGCGAGCGCGACGCAACCGGTCTAGTTCAGGGTCTAGGGCGGCGCGTCACTTCCGGTAGCGCGGAGCTTGTAAAACACCCTGGAGAGAaaatggcggcggcggcggcttcGGCGCCTCAGCAGCTCTCGGATGAGGAGCTTTTCTCTCAGCTCCGCCGTTACGGCCTGTCTCCGGGCCCCGTGACGGAGAGCACCCGCCCGGTCTACCTCAAGAAGCTGAAGAAGCTTCGcgaggaggagcagcagcagcaccggCCCGGCGGCCGCGGCAGCAAGACGCGGAACAGCAATAACAATAACACGGCCGCCGCCACGGGCGCCGCCGCGGGaccggcgggggcggcggcggggctgGGGGGCCGGCCGGCGCCCGGCGACCTCTCCTCCCTGCGGACGGCGGGCGGCCTGGGCCGGAGCGCGGCCGCGGGCCCGGAGAGCCCCCTGGGAGGGCCCGGGGCCGCCGCGGCCGCCCCCACGGCCGGCAGCAAAGTGCTGCTGGGCTTCAGCTCGGACGAGTCGGACGCGGAGGCCAGTCCCCGGGACcaggccggcggcggcggcggcggcggcagcagcaggagagacCGGGCTCCGCTCCAGCCCCGCGCGCTCAGGCCGCCGGCGGCGCCTCTGGCCGCCGGCGAGGGGACCCACAGCACCCCGGCCGAGCGGAGGAAGCCGCACTCGTGGTGGGGGGCGCGGCGGCCGGCGGCGCCCGAGACCCCGGCGGGGAGGGACGGGGCCGCGGAGGGCGAGGGCGGGGCGGGAGAGGACGGCGGGGACCGCGACCCCGAGGCCGAGCAGCCGCCGTGGGCCAGCCGCGCCGTGAACGGCAGCCGGCTTCTCCCCTACAGCTGCCGGGAGAACTACTCGGACTCGGAGGAGGAAGACGACGCCGACGTGGCCTCCGCCAGGCAGGTGCTGAAGGACGACCCCCTGTCCCGGCCGCGGCCCCGGCGGGGCCACAGCAAGCCCCTGTCCCCGCCGCCCGCCCGAGCCGCCGGCGGCCGCGCCGAGCCCTCGGCTCCGGGCGGGGGAGGCGTCGCGCTGAGTGACagggcggcggcggccggcggTCTAGACAGGGGCCGCGGCCtcgaggaggcggcggcggcggcggcggagcaGGGAGGGGGGTGCGAGCCGCTGGACGCCGGCCTCGTGCCTCGGTTCCGTGTCACCGCCAAGAAGCTGGCCCCGCTCCTGCCCCCGCCGGCGGCGGACGCGGACCCCGCCTCGGATCCCTCCACGGGCTCCCTCCTGAAGACCAACAATCACGTCGGCGGGGGGGCGTTCGGCGCGGACGCCCCCAGGATCTTCCCCAACAGCCTCCCGCCCGGTGCGGCGGCGGCAGCCTCGAGCTCGCTCAGGATCAATCACGCCAATCACACGGGCGCCAATCACACCTACCTGAAAAACGCGTACGGCAAGCCGAAGCTGTCGGAGCCCGAGGAGGAGCTGCTCCAGCAGTTCAAGCGCGAGGAGGTGTCCCCGACCGGGGGCTTCAGCGCTCACTACCTGTCGATGTTCCTCTTGACTGCTGCCTGCTTGTTCTTCCTCATCCTGGGACTGACTTACCTGGGAATGAGAGGGACAGGAGTGGCCGAGGATGGAGGACTCAGCAGTAAGTATGACGCCGGGGGTAAGGTGACAAAGGCAGGCGGGGGAGGGCTCTGCTCCAGGCGCTGGGCGTCGTACGGGCGGTGACTTGTGTCTGCAAGGCCGTGTGAAAGTGGTGAAACGCGGCAGATGGAGTGTGTTTGTGTCATCTTCCCTTAAGATAGGACGTTATTACGATCGTCAGAATGACAGTGCCATGGctggtttttaaagattttgtgtaTGATGTCTTGGGAAATTCAAAACGTCTTGTAAAAGAACAAACTATTACCAGCCTGTTCGTAAAATGCATTTATGTGTGTGGCTTCAATTTTCTTGTAGCTTTAAATAACTGTATGGGCAGATGCCAGTTACTCAACAGTCTTGAAGTATTTTGATTGTTAGGGGGTATTGTAAATGCAGTGTTTTTTCAAATTGGCTTGTGCTTCTAAGAGGAAATGTAAGATCTCTTGAAATTCcggttaaatattttatagtagtAAGTTTCGGTGTAGGtagttctgtaatttcttcaaAGTGAATGAATATAGAAAGTAGGAAGGCAGGCTTGTAAACTGGTTTCCCAGCCCAAAGCGCCTCCCTTCCCACTGGTGAGAAAAGTAGTCGGGCAGCGCAGGAATTTGCAGGCAGAATTACCTGGATGGGTTTCCAGGCCCTGCCATTTACTGGCTAAATGCCCCTAGGCAGGTGTGGCCGTTCATTCATTAGGCCAGCGTCATCCGTGGGGAGCTTTCAGGATACAGCAGTGATAGCTCAGAGGATCTCTGTCCTTGAGCCCGAGAGGAAGATGAATACAGATCATTTATGTTCCATGAAGGGAACAAGGATGGGGTAATGGGTGTACGCTCCCTTAGAGATGGTGAGAGTAGGTACGGTTTGAGGTGAGACCTGAAGCAGGAGGAGATGGCCTTGCAGGGAGACGGGAGAGCATTCTGGGCAGAGATCGGAGGAGGAAAGGCCGTGAATTGAGCAGGAGCCTTGTTGGTTAGAGTGGTTAGAGCACCTTGAGCAGGGGGAGTGACAGAGTTGgagcttccctttcctcctgcGTAAGATGATGCCTCTGACGATTgaagagagaaagtaaatgtAGCGCGTGATGGACTGCTGAGTGCAGAACTTCGCATTGTGAagtccctctccccactccccctgaAACTTCCTACCCTTTTCACCCAACTTGAATTCACTGGCTCAtgatttgtatttatataattgGCTTACTGTTATTAGCTTTACCTCAAAATAGTGAATGATACAGTTAGCAGACTTAGCTAAAGAGTAGGAGTCAAAATAGTGTAAGTTTTGATTTGGCTATAACCAATTCTAAGATAGTCAAATAATAGATTATTACTATATTAATTAGAGGGGTTAAAGAGGACTGAAATCCAGCACTCACTTTAATTGGTACCCTGGGAGCAAGAGTGATATATTGTGTCCTGCTccagatatttggggaaaaaaagaagtaaggtCACACCAGAAGTTACTGGTCAAGTTCACATAACTTAAGTGACGTTGCCTATCAGCAGTACCTGTCTACATCTGTTTGTTTCTCTGACATCACCAACTCTGACCTGGCCCTTTTCTAAGAGCCAAGCGCTTTCCACACGTTATCTCAGTGACTCTTCCAGCCACTCACAGAGGCAGATGGTGTTaccctcatttcatagatgagaacaGTGAGGCTCAAGGAAGTTAAGAAATGTACCCACAGTTGAACAGCTAGTGAGTGATAGGTCTAAGATATGGTTTTGATCTTTTTCAGCTACGGAGCCCATATTCTTAACACTGCTTTAGGTGTTGTTTGTAGAGAGCTTTCTAAATAAGGGGGTAATTTTATtggattaagaaaaataattgaatatttgatAGGATTTCCTACAGAATTACTGATGAGCACAATTCTCAAAGGGACTCACTTCTCACTGTGAAGATGCACGACGAATGTTTTCTTAGGtactaaaatttcaaatgaaataacaAGGGATAGGACTGCTAGGATTTAGGTACCCCCCCTTACCTCCACcagtgtggaaggaaggaaattataaagcaGTTTGCATTTTAATCAGTGGTAAATATGAGGTAGCCTGGGTGATGGAAAGAGCAGTGGCTTAGAGGTAGAGGTTCTGGGTCTAGGACTTGTGAAAGTGACCTTAgtcaagttccttaacctctgaGCCTTTCTCGTATATtaagtgggaataataatttcTGCTGTCtgtggggttgttgtgaggatcaaatgagatagtTTGTTAAACATAAAACGGTATTATTCAAAAGTTTAGATAAAATTGGTTGTATTCGTGGTAAGCTACAGTATATATGTAAAGAGAAGTAGTTAAGTAGTTTCTGTAAGTgatatttaataatgtatttcttACCTGTTCAACATTTAATTTGTACTGAAGTTCATTAAATACACATTGTAGAGATTGATACAGAAATTTGAATCAAACTGTAATGGGTTCTTAAGTGTATTATAGATTCCACTTATTGTATACCCTGCCTGCCAGTTCACTTAGTCTGCGCACCCAGTGGGGAATTGTTTTCACTCCCTGGGTTTCTGTATTCCAGATCCTTTGTCATGTTATAATGGTTAACTGATGCTTAACCATAGGGTTCATTGGTCAAATAGTGTGCTTAAGGAAATAGTTTTACTTTGAGTAATAATTTCACCAGGAGATTGTAGGTTGCATATGAGAGTAAGCTTTTGTCAGTTATCACTTAAATTATGTGTAACGTATAATAACCTTTTAAATAGTTCTTAATCATTtgatctttgaaaatttttcatcAGTATCCtacttttattaattaaattaagcagtctctgctttctcatctctaaaactaGGGGATTGGTTAGATGCTCTCTAAGTTCTTTCCAGCTCTAAGGTTTAAGAGTCTAACTTTGAACTGCCCTACCAAACAACTCAAGGGTCAGCCTGAAGTCAGATTAGATCATGACAACCCacgagaagaaaataaagaggcagAATGATTACCTATCCTAGGTTCGTAtgatcattatttaaaaattgtttttcaattaCAAGAGACACTtcttgtagaaaatttgaatagagaTCTATGAAGCAAAAAATGAATGGATATTGTCAACCTCTCCTAGTCTCACTCAACCCTGGTATAAATAAGTTCAAATAATAACTCCTTTCAGAACTTTACTAATGTTTTTCATGTAAATACTACATtcatgtatacgtgtgtgtgtacacattttcattcaacaatagagtgcctactgtgtgccaagcactgttctgtTTTAAGCAGTAGGGATGTGTGGTGAACAAGGCAGATGAAATCTCTCTTGTCATGGAGCTTACATGCTAGGGGGAAGATGGATGAGTAAACAAATAAGATTTCAGATAGAGGTAGTTGCTAATACAAGGTAATGATAGTAACGTTGGGGTGCTGGGGTAGAGGAGTATGCAATATTACATAAAGGCTGGCAGGCCTCTCTAAGGAGGTGATGTTTAAATTGAGATCTGAATGGCTTGAAGGAACCAGCCATTGACAGTCAGGGAGAAGAGCATTCTATAGAGGCAGAAGAGACAGCAAGTGCAAAACCCCCAAGCTGAGGCAAGAACAAGCTGGCCTGTTGAAACATCGGAACAGAATGGCCAATGTGACTGGGGCATAGTGGTGAGGGGGAGAACGGCCTATGATGAAGTCAGAAGTAGGCAGGGGCCAGGTCATAAAGGACCTAAAGGCCTTGAGGGCCCTGGAAAAgagtcaaattttattttaagtgacatCGTACTATACATGTTCTGCAGcttgttttttcacttaacgTTATATCATAGGTGATGTTCCAAATACTAAGTTTAAGCAGaggcataatttaaaaatatcactcttCACTGGTCCCTTTCTCATCCTgtaaaaatgctaaaaatctCTGTCATCCTGAAAATGTTCTTCAACCCTCTGTTCTCTCACTGTTACTCTCTTAGCCAAGATTAacatctctttcctcctctgccatTCCCTCAACCCCTGTCTAGTTGAGCTTTCTTTACCATCCATTCTTCTGTAACTTCTCTGCTTCAAGTCACCAGTTTCTCAAATGCCAAATCCAAGAGAGGCTTTAAAGTTCTTACCTTCACCTCTTTGATAGGTTCAATATATTGACAACTCGCTTCTTCatgaaattctctcttttccagaTTTCTGTATCACCATCATCTACTAGttttcatttacttctctttGCCTGTGTTTTAAATGTTGGGCTCTGGAGCTCTTGTCTTTGGCTCTATTTTGTAGTTTCCCTAGGCAGTTTCATTCACTCTCCTGGCTAATAACACCCAATCTTTTCACCTTAGATTTTCTCTCCTGAGTTCTAGACTTACCTGTTTGTTTATGAGacaattttttctgtttctgtatttttcagagGTACCAACACCATCTGTACTTATCACCTTTCCTTACTTTCACCTTGTTTCTCCCCCTCTGTTCCCTGTTTTAGTTGATGGTACTTTCATCCACCCAGAGCTCATGCTAGAAACCTTGAATTTACCTAGattgcttcctttcctttatcttcctaCCAAACCTCAAACCTCAGTCTAATTGGTTACCAAATCCTGTAGTTCTTCCTCCTACATATCTTTTGAATTAGTCTATTTCTCCATCACTGCTGCTCTACATTTCTTGTCTGAACTGTTTCAATAGCCTTCTAACAGGTGTCCCTGCTTCTAGGCTCTTGCTCCATTTTTCAGTGCTAGAGCAgtatttctaaaacacaaatgcaGTAATtcactctcttgcttaaaatTTCTCAGTGTCTTCCCATTATTTATtggataaaatctaaactccttggCTAAACGTTCATAATCTGACTATGCTGCTTTTTTCTAGCTTCATTTCCTACCAGTCCCTCTTAACACACTTTACTTTCTGGAAAACTGGAACTTTCTGGAACACTACTTGGTGTTCACTGACTACATCATGAAATTTTGTGCCTTTTTGCCTTTGCACATAttgttctcctctttctctccattaaCTGCTATTCATTCTTAAAAGTGTCACCTCTGGACATCATCTCTGACCACCAGTCCCCTTTATGCTAGAGTTTGGCCCATCATTCTCTGGTTAAATAAGATCTTACACCgccttcatagcatttattacaCTGTATTATAGTTGCGTATGTCGACTGTGTCAGATAGATTACAGCTTCTTGAGGTAATGTTTCTATAGGAGAAACTGAATACACTGGTAAAGGGCACAGGCTTTTCACTCGGTTCTGAGTTTGAATCTCATTTCTCTCATATCTGCTCTGTGACTTTATTAGTATTCAGTTGCctcatattaaaaatgaagatgataatccTTGCCTCAGGGTGGCTTTAagcattaagtgagataatacatgtattTAGTGTTGTTGCCTGGCATATGGAAATTGCTTAGTAGACCGAAGTCAGATTAGTATCCTTGGCACAGCTtcattcagtacatatttgttgaacaaatgatcACATATCAGGTACCCAATATACATGCACTGAGTAACTCATCATCTAACTCAGTGATTGGTTACCTCCTCAGTACCTAACTTAATACTCAGTACTGGGAAGGACACAAAAGAAATCTCATTCCTGCAGAAGCCTCTGCTCCACTAATAATAGTCACTGGAAATGGTGATGTGATAAGTGCCACGCTTTTA
This DNA window, taken from Equus przewalskii isolate Varuska chromosome 5, EquPr2, whole genome shotgun sequence, encodes the following:
- the LEMD3 gene encoding inner nuclear membrane protein Man1; the encoded protein is MAAAAASAPQQLSDEELFSQLRRYGLSPGPVTESTRPVYLKKLKKLREEEQQQHRPGGRGSKTRNSNNNNTAAATGAAAGPAGAAAGLGGRPAPGDLSSLRTAGGLGRSAAAGPESPLGGPGAAAAAPTAGSKVLLGFSSDESDAEASPRDQAGGGGGGGSSRRDRAPLQPRALRPPAAPLAAGEGTHSTPAERRKPHSWWGARRPAAPETPAGRDGAAEGEGGAGEDGGDRDPEAEQPPWASRAVNGSRLLPYSCRENYSDSEEEDDADVASARQVLKDDPLSRPRPRRGHSKPLSPPPARAAGGRAEPSAPGGGGVALSDRAAAAGGLDRGRGLEEAAAAAAEQGGGCEPLDAGLVPRFRVTAKKLAPLLPPPAADADPASDPSTGSLLKTNNHVGGGAFGADAPRIFPNSLPPGAAAAASSSLRINHANHTGANHTYLKNAYGKPKLSEPEEELLQQFKREEVSPTGGFSAHYLSMFLLTAACLFFLILGLTYLGMRGTGVAEDGGLSIKNPFDETFGKIQESKKNLMMNTLYKLHDRLAQLAGDHECGSSSQRTLSVQEAAAYLKDLGSEYEDVFNTSLKWILENGKDVGIRCVGYGPEEELRNITDVQFLQSTRPQMSFWCRFRRAFITVTHRLLLLCLGVVMVCVVLRYMKYRWTKEEEETRQMYDMVVKIIDVLRSHNEACQENKDLQPYMPIPHVRDSLIQPHDRKKMKKVWDRAVDFLAANESRVRTETRRIGGADFLVWRWIQPSASCDKILVIPSKVWQGQAFHLDRRNSPPNSLTPCLKIRNMFDPVMEIGDQWHLAIQEAILEKCSDNDGIVHIAVDKNSREGCVYVKCLSPEYAGKAFKALHGSWFDGKLVTVKYLRLDRYHHRFPQALTCNTPLKPSNTHMNSMSHLRLRTGLANSQVGS